A window of the Synechococcus sp. LTW-R genome harbors these coding sequences:
- a CDS encoding DUF3370 domain-containing protein, whose product MLPVLLAASPAAAPLLRPQEVRALPGRLDGVLMLNDNNPELISGPGILLSTFGGSSHLDVPLNGRFDLFSHHVYAGTPEQPDSTIWLAVVAQPRGDQPVQLSLLSGSTALSQATDGREAQAPFLPLPERMRQDGSTYAGPGSRVATELLLRQRNPDLPKRWTLAPGAPTTLLLLPIPVQGLDPLLNGRNLQLRLQASGPISVATLAAFGEGNKPPSTSALQQLLASGVLSPKEHKPTPRGALGRMVYSRVSGVQVGSTWSAVITDPGQPCLSSTSAPLSWPIASLERGTLGTAQVQTAELKAHYPGTAWAAHGNYGVAYDIRIPLCNRSKSSTELAVALESPLKTDQAIGGLRFNSSPSRSVMFRGTVELSGLDGDASRQSFHLVQRAGAQGPELGRIRLAAGGKRELRVRLIYPADATPPQVLSLLPVKQSPAPPDSLQP is encoded by the coding sequence ATGCTGCCTGTCCTCCTCGCCGCCAGCCCCGCCGCCGCCCCCCTGCTGCGCCCTCAAGAGGTCCGCGCGCTGCCGGGACGCCTCGATGGGGTTTTGATGCTGAACGACAACAACCCCGAACTCATCAGCGGGCCAGGGATCCTGCTCTCCACCTTTGGGGGGAGCAGCCACCTGGACGTGCCCCTCAACGGGCGCTTCGACCTCTTCAGCCACCACGTCTACGCGGGCACCCCCGAGCAACCGGACTCCACCATCTGGCTCGCGGTGGTGGCCCAACCGCGGGGCGATCAACCCGTTCAACTGAGCCTCTTGAGCGGCTCCACCGCCCTCTCCCAGGCCACCGATGGCCGTGAGGCCCAAGCGCCCTTCCTGCCGCTGCCGGAGCGGATGCGTCAGGACGGCTCCACCTACGCCGGTCCGGGTAGTCGAGTCGCCACAGAACTGCTCCTGCGCCAGCGCAATCCGGACCTGCCCAAACGCTGGACCCTGGCCCCAGGCGCCCCGACCACCCTGCTGCTGCTGCCCATTCCCGTGCAGGGCCTCGATCCCCTGCTGAATGGCCGCAATCTGCAGCTCCGGCTCCAGGCCAGCGGCCCGATCAGCGTGGCGACCCTGGCTGCCTTTGGAGAGGGGAACAAACCCCCAAGCACGTCTGCCCTGCAACAACTCCTGGCCTCTGGCGTCCTGAGTCCTAAGGAGCACAAACCCACCCCGCGGGGCGCCCTCGGGCGCATGGTCTATTCCCGGGTCAGCGGCGTGCAAGTCGGCAGCACCTGGAGCGCTGTCATCACCGACCCCGGTCAACCCTGCCTCTCGAGCACCTCAGCGCCCCTCTCCTGGCCGATCGCATCCCTGGAGCGCGGCACCCTGGGAACCGCCCAGGTGCAGACCGCAGAACTCAAAGCCCACTACCCCGGCACCGCCTGGGCCGCCCACGGCAACTACGGCGTCGCCTACGACATCCGAATCCCCCTCTGCAATCGCTCCAAGAGCAGCACCGAACTGGCTGTCGCCTTGGAGTCGCCGCTGAAAACCGACCAGGCCATCGGTGGACTGCGCTTCAACAGCAGCCCCTCCCGCTCCGTGATGTTTCGCGGCACGGTCGAACTCAGCGGCCTCGACGGTGATGCCAGCCGCCAGAGCTTTCATCTCGTGCAGCGGGCCGGAGCGCAGGGCCCGGAACTCGGCCGCATTCGGCTGGCCGCCGGGGGCAAGCGGGAACTGCGGGTGCGCCTGATTTACCCCGCGGATGCCACCCCGCCCCAAGTGCTCAGCCTGCTGCCTGTGAAACAATCGCCAGCACCGCCAGACAGCCTCCAGCCGTGA
- the bchI gene encoding magnesium chelatase ATPase subunit I has protein sequence MTQARKRRVFPFTAIVGQEEMKLALLLNVIDPRIGGVMIMGDRGTGKSTTIRALADLLPEIDVVAGDPYNSSAQDPDLQSSEVRQRADQGEQLPTEKRQVPMVDLPLGATEDRLCGTIDIEKALSEGVRAFEPGLLAKANRGLLYVDEVNLLDDHLVDVLLDSAASGWNTVEREGVSVRHPARFVLIGSGNPEEGELRPQLLDRFGMSVEVRTVRDPELRVQVVDQRTAFDNDPDGFNNAVQGTQDGLQARVVEAQNRLPHVQIDDDLRVRISAICGELDVDGLRGDIVTNRAARALAAFEGRTEVTEDDVARVAACCLRHRLRKDPLEQIDSGDRVVKVFCKVFERPESSDKAAFELALAA, from the coding sequence GTGACGCAAGCCCGCAAGCGCAGGGTCTTTCCCTTCACCGCCATCGTGGGTCAGGAGGAGATGAAGCTGGCCCTGCTGTTGAACGTGATCGATCCGCGCATTGGCGGCGTGATGATCATGGGCGACCGCGGCACCGGCAAGAGCACCACGATCCGGGCCCTGGCTGATCTGCTGCCCGAGATCGATGTGGTCGCCGGGGACCCTTACAACAGCTCCGCCCAAGACCCCGATCTGCAGAGCAGTGAGGTGCGTCAGCGCGCCGACCAGGGGGAGCAACTCCCCACCGAGAAGCGCCAGGTGCCGATGGTGGACCTGCCCCTGGGGGCCACCGAAGACCGCCTCTGCGGAACCATCGATATCGAGAAGGCCCTGAGCGAAGGTGTCCGCGCCTTTGAGCCCGGCCTGCTGGCCAAAGCCAACCGCGGCCTGCTCTACGTCGACGAAGTTAACCTGCTCGATGACCACCTGGTGGACGTGCTGCTCGACTCCGCCGCCTCCGGCTGGAACACAGTCGAACGGGAAGGCGTCAGCGTCCGCCACCCGGCCCGCTTCGTGCTGATTGGCTCGGGCAACCCGGAAGAAGGCGAACTTCGTCCCCAGCTGCTCGACCGTTTCGGCATGAGCGTCGAAGTGCGGACCGTCCGCGACCCCGAACTGCGGGTGCAGGTCGTGGACCAGCGCACCGCCTTTGACAACGATCCCGACGGCTTCAACAACGCCGTCCAAGGCACCCAAGACGGCCTGCAGGCCCGGGTGGTGGAAGCCCAGAACCGTCTGCCCCACGTCCAGATCGATGACGACCTGCGGGTTCGTATCTCCGCGATCTGCGGCGAGCTGGATGTGGACGGCCTGCGGGGCGACATCGTGACCAACCGGGCTGCCCGGGCCCTGGCCGCCTTCGAAGGCCGCACCGAGGTCACTGAAGACGATGTGGCCCGCGTGGCCGCCTGCTGCCTGCGTCACCGCCTGCGCAAGGATCCCCTGGAGCAGATCGACTCCGGCGATCGGGTCGTCAAGGTCTTCTGCAAGGTCTTCGAGCGCCCCGAAAGCAGCGACAAGGCCGCCTTCGAACTGGCCCTCGCCGCCTGA